tgcgtattatacacgagaagttACGgtacctggcatttgaacaggggtgtgtatactttttatattcactataTGCTTACCTGCTGTaagcatttgtttgtgtttttagccAAAAGGGGCGGATCGCAAGCAGAAGACGGACCGTGAGAAGATGGAGAAGCGCAGCGCTCAGGAGAAGGAGAAATACCGGCCGTCCTACGACACCACCATCCTGTCCGAGGTCAGTCGCGTTCGCTCCGGCTCGCGCGCCGGGTCGGCTCGCCGGCTCACTTCCTGCGTGTCCGTCGAGCAGACCAGACTGGAGCCCATCATCGAGGAAGCGGGCGACCACGAGCTGAAGAAGTCCAGCAAGCGGACGCTCCCGGCCGACTGCGGCGACTCCCTGGCCAAGCGAGGCAGCGTAAGTGACGGTCGCCTCCGCTAACCGCATCGCTGTTTGGATGAAAACAACAAGAACTGCCTTTATTCAACGGTTGCGCAGAATGAGAATCTGCACAGACGTGCATATTGACGAAAATGAGTCCCATTCGTCGTAAAAGTGCTCATTTTGCAAAAAGGGTTTTAGACCCGCGTGCATGGATTTGTTTTTGctcgaaacaaaacaaagtctgCATGGGGTCATTAAAACACAGTAACGACAAGCAACATGctattttaaatctttttttctcaataccgaaaatgttgattatttaattaaattttttttatggatattttcatgaataaaaaaatatgcattttaaaatattgaatatttttttacactatttttcatatttgtatttgatttaaaTACTTGGAATATTTGGATTTTCCCTTGTTTTTCCCCTTTGGTTAAttttttagttcattttttaTCAATTATTTCTATCTTATTATAAATCATTTTCggaatcatttttaaatacaatagatgttttatttcttaattaATCTACTTTTATTGATGCCTATTAATAATGTTtgcattgtatttgtattttattgtaaatatttttctttatacatagtacatacagtagttttTTAAGTCATCAAAATATGAACTTTGGTTCATTTGATATATTATTGGATTAATGAAATAAGTACATGAATTTGAATATGtatagtgttttgttttgtaattttaaaaattgttgaaatactccttttttcttttcttggagTAAATGTTGCCTTCTCCGTGTTGTTGTGGTGGCGGTGGTCAGTGTTCCCCGTGGCCGGACAGCGCCTACGTGGCCCCCAACCAGGCAGCTTCTCCCTCCTTCACGTCCACGCCGCTctccacctacgccgccgccgccgccggcgcCACCGTCTCCGCCTCCGCCTCGGCCTCGCTACCCGACAGGTAGGAAGCCGCCGCCGGTGCGACCGCGGCGCTTCACGCGTGTGTGGGTTGACGGCTCTGTTGTTCCCCAGCGACTCGTCCTCGCCCAATCACCAGGCGGAACCTGGCGGCCACGCCGGCACGGAGGTGCGACCGAacgaactgtgtgtgtgtgtgtgtgtgtgattatgtTTGAAGAGACATGCAGAATGCAAGAGTTTGAGTTTCAGTGTGAGAGAGTGCTTGCATGGGAGCGAAAGAGCGAATGTGTGTGAGAGTCTTTTTGAAAGCGAGCGGCAGACTGCGTTTGCGTGCGCGTTGACATTTCTGTGGCGTGTCCTTGCAGCAGTTGAGTCCCGCCGCGTCCATTCAGGACACCCAAAAATGGCTGCTAAAAAACCGATTCAACTCGTACACGCGACTCTTCACGCACTTCTCAGGTACACGCACGCGCATCCCATCACAAAAGGTATCAACGCAGACGGCATTTTGTCCGCCTGTTGTTTCAGGTGCGATAGGCGACATGTCAAGAATTGATTTCTTTTCCTCGGCGCGTCAACGCGACTTTTGACCGGACCGCTCCTCGCCGTTCtcgtcttgtttgtttgttcaggtTCTGATTTGTTAAAGTTAACCCGGGACGACCTGGTCCAGATTTGCGGCCCTGCGGACGGAATCCGACTCTTCAACGCCCTCAAATCAAAGTGCGTGTCCTCTCGCCTCTCCCGGCTCATTTTGAGCGTCATTTAAGTGTCTTGGGCCTTTCTAAgtgtgggtgcgtgtgtgtgcgcgttaaGGTGCGTGCGTCCCCGCTTGACTGTGTACGTGTGCCAGGAGTCCCCTCAGCACAGCCCCCTGCTGGAGAGACACGGCACCAGCGAAAATGGCGAACAGGGCGTGTCGCCCGGTTTACACGGTAGGACGCTTTTTGGGAGTGTTTTTGTTGCCGTCGAGTGTGAGGCCCGCCGTTTGTATTTTtcgccctcccccccccccacgcccccccaGTGTACCACGCCCTGTACTTGGAGGAGCTGACGGCGGCCGAGCTGATCCGCAAGATGGCCGGCGTGTGCGGCCTCCCGCTGGCCGGCGTCAACCAGGTGTACAGACAAGGACCCACCGGCATACACATCCTGCTCAGCGACCAGGTGCGGATGCTGCGTTCCAGGAATTCAGATCGCGCATGTCCACTTTTGGGTTAAGACTGACACCCAGTGGTAAAATTGTGTACTGCccccaaacatttttatttatttatttatttattcattcatttttccccAACCTAATATAGATTGTATAGTGTAAAGACAAAACgtttttgggtaaaaaaaaaaattaaatcaacaaTTGTAAAATTAGAGATGCATGCTTTcttaataattacaaaaaaagtatttctaaAACTAcatttgggggtaaaaaaaatgatgtaaagCATCTTCCCCGCTGTTTAACGTGATTATTATTCACGATAACGGCCTTTCGATGCTTGCAGATGGTGTACAACTTGACGGACGAGAGCTGCTTCGTCATCGGCACCGTCAAAGGTGAGTGTTGCGTTTTCCAGCGCCGCCGGCGCCGCTTTGAACGCCTCGCTCTCGTTGCAGACGAGCAGGGCGAAGGGCTCCATCTCATCCTAAAGTAGGCCGGGACCGCCGCCATCCCTTCTCCCCCGCCCACGTCAGCGTCCGTCTCTGCCTGCTCTTTCCTTTTGCCCCCCGGCCCCTCCTCCCTGCTCTCGATCGGATGGACGACGAAGAGAAGCGTGTAAAAATGTTAGAATCTGACAATGCGGGGGATGTGTCCACTGTTTCATATTGAAAACACAGGAAGAGGATAGAGGTGCTGActggagagatttttttttttaaacattttttaatgtatttcaagCATCTAGGCCAGTATCGGACGCCATTTTGCTCGCCATCTTGAGTGAAAAGCGAGAGGAGGGGTTTCGTCTTAATGTTATCGACCAGCTATGCTCAGCAAACCGAATCTGTGGACgtcattcatttttctttttgtcatctcGCTGCctgttacccccccccccctctcccccgcCTTCTAGTTGCTTTTGTGTTCCTCAAAAACGCTCGATATCGACCAGCCCGATGCCCTAAAAAGGACCAAAAACTttttgagtgtttgtttgtttgtttgtgtgcacaaGTAGCTCGTCAGCGGCAACCTTGGGACATCACGGCAGCTCCACGTCCAACCGCGGAATCttgtcctttgtttttcttttttttttttttttatgttgagcAACAGAGCGAGCGAGTGCGAGGTGTTCAGCTCAAAAATACCACAAATGTTTGGGCCACACTGACAAGAAAACaagtaatattacgagaattaagattggcgggggtgggggtctttaatgtatatttttgaggAGGAAAAAGGTTTTCCCGTAAGTGGTCATATTTTTtgaggtctttttttttctttgaggggACAAAAGGTCCACTTTTCATTCGTCTTCATTCTCAAttattccattttttcccccaaaatatttttctctaaCATGTATCCTTAATTCGtggaaaataaagttttatcttggaaaaatacattgACTATGTATTTGCCCAATAAACATCAGAAGTTTGTTTTGATCAAAATGCTACAAAGATTTGACTTTTTccattgtaactttttttgggaggggggggactttatttttttttaaaaagaaaaacaagtacaaCTCTGATTTTAGTCTTAAATCAAAAATAGACTTTCtcaaaagactttttttcctcaaatgagATATTTtcataggaaaaaaaagtaatttttttccataaacacattttgtttcagAAAAATGTGaactttattcttatattatTAAGACGTTTTTATCTCAGAAGTTATTCAGGAAAAataactgccccccccccccccccccccaaaaaaaagcaccttTATTTTCAGGATTCCAAAATTGTATCTTCATAAAatgcctttctttttttttttttttttttaaataaatagtccAGTTTTGCCTCAAAATATATACTTTCTGttggacattgaaaaaaaattgggtGTATTCCCTTagtataatacattttctttttcagtgtGCGCCTAAAACTCCTtcgaaccaaaaaaaaaaacaaacaaaaaaaaaacccccccagGCACATCCTGTGTAGTTTTTAGTGGAGCGTCTTAAAGGCGGCTTTGTGCCTCTtgaaaggtgtgaatgtgcatgtTGGTTTTTGCCGTTCTGATCATAGATTCGTGGCTATGACGAACATGTTGCACGTGGAAGTCGGGGAAGACGTCAAACGTCGTCCCGTCCCGTCCCGTCCTGTCccgtcttgtcctgtcctactTTTTGGAGATGAGACCAAGCCTGCACTGAAAATTCATAaacttgtgtgcgtgtgtgtagtcGGTAGTCATTCATCtacaccctcctcctcctcctcctcctcttcctcttatCCGCCACACAACACAgtaaaaatctgtcaaaataaTGAGCGGAGGGCGGTGTTTGTGTGCCCAAGCGAGCGAGGTAACCACTCTTCATGTGACGGATTCTGCTCGCTGGAGACGCTGTCGAAGTGCACGTGTGCTGCGAATAAATGATTTCAGAACTTTCTCGCCTCTCCTGATGCGTCATTGACACAATATTCACACTTTTTGACTCCATTCATAGTCCATATTGTCCAATGAAAAGAGTGCATCTCCCACTTTTGAATTTATTTGTGTCAGATTACTTTTTTTATCAAGTGgggaaaaatatgacaatagatgtgtgtatacatatatatatatatatatataaaataatgaatgaataaaaatgacaagtatATACCTTTTTCCTCAAAAGCAATTTCTCATAAGATTAAAACTTATTCTGGTAACATGactttaaaaatattacatgtAAAATAACCCTAATACGATTTGATTCTTatggtaaagttttttttttataaaaaatacttcatgtaagattacaactttttggtCAAGAATCTTACTTTGTCCTGGCAttagctagaaaaaaaaagcctcttaTATGAACTATTTCTTGATAAAgtacacaactttttttctctgtaaaatgtgcttcccccacccccccccccaacaatttCTATTGACAATGGCATGTACAGGACATACAGAAATGGTATCTTTTCATAgcctacaaaaaaggaaaatcagaaaatagaaagaaaacaagaagaagagatTGCAGGGgggaaatatatttgaaatgaatgaaaaatataaaataaggtAAACAATATTTGCCTGGATAGTTTTTGATATTGGGCGTGTGACATACCAGGTGATGTAAGCGCTTATGTACCTGTACATTCAAAGCAGTGCACGTTTCAGTCGTGAAGTCaacacatttgtttaaaaacaaaaaaacatgagagGCCAGTCTACTGAGTCTGCGCATTGCGAGCGGCCGTCTTTATGACGTCACGTGACAGGCCGAAACCAGGAAGAGAATCCACCCGCTGGTTGTTTCGCGTTCGGTGGAAGGACTTCTCTCTCCTGTCCTGTCCCGTCCCGTCCCCTCCCCCGAAATAACCAGACACACGCGAGATGGCAACGTTTATTTCCGTGCCGCTGAAAAAGTCTTCGGACGTGGACTTGGTCAAGCCGCTGTCGAAATACGTGACGTCCACATACCCGGCGGGCGACGAGCAGGCGGAGTACATCCGAGCCGTGGAGGAGCTCAACAAGCTCCGGCGGAACGCGCTGGGGAGGCCGCTGGACAAGCACGATAGCTCCCTGGAGATCCtactcaggtaaaaaaaaaaaaaggtttacaaaATCGAGACGGGAATTAACCTCGGCAGCTGTAGTGGAACGGTCGCCATTTTACTTTTGCCGCACCCTGATGCGTTCACTGCGTTAGCTTAGCCTGCTAAGCTAAAGAAGCTCGAGCTAACTGAGCTGGCGGCGTTTAACAAGTTACCCCAACTTCCGTTAAAACGTCACTTTGGCCAAACGATAGCGTATTTGAATAATTTGTGTGAGTTGGACAATATTTGATACGCTCACGGAGAGTTTGGCACGCTTGAGCTCGGTTTAACGGCGAACTCCCGTCACGTGACCATAACATATTAGCCAGTGTATTACGCGAGCTcacatgatataaaaaaaatgtttttccaacaAGAAATACACGTTAAATTCTTGTAATATCAGGACCTTTTggtcttaaaaaatatatctacttttttttcaactaaatgtgacaaaatttaggttttttttgtgaaatatagCGTACGAGtatcattattttccaaaaagagtatcaacttttttttctcgacaaaaaatgcaacaaaaatgcaatattttaaaagtacattttaatatatttgtttaaaaaagtatGTCTCATTGTGACTTTCTCCAAAAATATCAGTTTTTACTCTACAGTGGCACTCAAATCAATTGTAACTAAATTGTTTTACCAGTTTCTACAAAAATGCCCACCCCCCAGGAATAAAAGAAAACAGCTATATATACAACTACCTGAGCTAACATCACTCCCAAGTCATATTGAAAGAACAATTTTTCTTGTAGGTAAGGAAGTAGTCGTCTTATACGGGGTTGACTACCAAGTGGCTTTCACCCCCAATAGGAAATAATGCAAAGTGAATGAAACTGACGATATAATCTAAAACCTGTAACTGAACGGTTAATGTTTAAGCAAGGAAGCCGATAAGTTAGCATCGCTAACTGTTTGGAGGTATTAGCCAGAATGACTGCGTGTCACGTTGTCAATGTGCCCGTATGATTCTACTTTTCCCATACCTGTCGTGCATGTCATGCGACTAAAAAATGCAGA
This window of the Phyllopteryx taeniolatus isolate TA_2022b chromosome 21, UOR_Ptae_1.2, whole genome shotgun sequence genome carries:
- the ubp1 gene encoding upstream-binding protein 1 isoform X1, with translation MFGPPYRPGLSSPPGVRQPPRDAMLFWQPCTENFRAPLQQRHDGSHRRDVLALPIFKQEDSSLPPESESKNPPFQYVLCAATSPAVKLHDETLTYLNQGQSYEVRMLDNRKPDELPELTNKMVKSTVRVVFHDRRLQYTEHQQLEGWKWNRPGDRLLDIDIPMSVGIVEPKTHPSQLNAAEFLWDLNKRASVFVQVHCISTEFTPRKHGGEKGVPFRIQFDTFAPGDAGDYAEHLHSASCQIKVFKPKGADRKQKTDREKMEKRSAQEKEKYRPSYDTTILSETRLEPIIEEAGDHELKKSSKRTLPADCGDSLAKRGSCSPWPDSAYVAPNQAASPSFTSTPLSTYAAAAAGATVSASASASLPDSDSSSPNHQAEPGGHAGTEQLSPAASIQDTQKWLLKNRFNSYTRLFTHFSGSDLLKLTRDDLVQICGPADGIRLFNALKSKCVRPRLTVYVCQESPQHSPLLERHGTSENGEQGVSPGLHVYHALYLEELTAAELIRKMAGVCGLPLAGVNQVYRQGPTGIHILLSDQMVYNLTDESCFVIGTVKDEQGEGLHLILK
- the ubp1 gene encoding upstream-binding protein 1 isoform X3, with the translated sequence MLDNRKPDELPELTNKMVKSTVRVVFHDRRLQYTEHQQLEGWKWNRPGDRLLDIDIPMSVGIVEPKTHPSQLNAAEFLWDLNKRASVFVQVHCISTEFTPRKHGGEKGVPFRIQFDTFAPGDAGDYAEHLHSASCQIKVFKPKGADRKQKTDREKMEKRSAQEKEKYRPSYDTTILSETRLEPIIEEAGDHELKKSSKRTLPADCGDSLAKRGSCSPWPDSAYVAPNQAASPSFTSTPLSTYAAAAAGATVSASASASLPDSDSSSPNHQAEPGGHAGTEQLSPAASIQDTQKWLLKNRFNSYTRLFTHFSGSDLLKLTRDDLVQICGPADGIRLFNALKSKCVRPRLTVYVCQESPQHSPLLERHGTSENGEQGVSPGLHVYHALYLEELTAAELIRKMAGVCGLPLAGVNQVYRQGPTGIHILLSDQMVYNLTDESCFVIGTVKDEQGEGLHLILK
- the ubp1 gene encoding upstream-binding protein 1 isoform X2 → MAWVLKIDDATIESGLVHDFDASLSGIGQELGAAAYSMSDVLALPIFKQEDSSLPPESESKNPPFQYVLCAATSPAVKLHDETLTYLNQGQSYEVRMLDNRKPDELPELTNKMVKSTVRVVFHDRRLQYTEHQQLEGWKWNRPGDRLLDIDIPMSVGIVEPKTHPSQLNAAEFLWDLNKRASVFVQVHCISTEFTPRKHGGEKGVPFRIQFDTFAPGDAGDYAEHLHSASCQIKVFKPKGADRKQKTDREKMEKRSAQEKEKYRPSYDTTILSETRLEPIIEEAGDHELKKSSKRTLPADCGDSLAKRGSCSPWPDSAYVAPNQAASPSFTSTPLSTYAAAAAGATVSASASASLPDSDSSSPNHQAEPGGHAGTEQLSPAASIQDTQKWLLKNRFNSYTRLFTHFSGSDLLKLTRDDLVQICGPADGIRLFNALKSKCVRPRLTVYVCQESPQHSPLLERHGTSENGEQGVSPGLHVYHALYLEELTAAELIRKMAGVCGLPLAGVNQVYRQGPTGIHILLSDQMVYNLTDESCFVIGTVKDEQGEGLHLILK